In the genome of Henningerozyma blattae CBS 6284 chromosome 5, complete genome, one region contains:
- the ECM32 gene encoding RNA helicase (similar to Saccharomyces cerevisiae ECM32 (YER176W); ancestral locus Anc_8.242) — MVTNMTMFECSTCHEQSDDRQTMKHLSTTRHKTIIDMATADEVACEECENNNIHQLQIIRFGGDDIVLLCNSCFNKEYSENEKPSTSYSLSNGSILSYWDNYIKVRDCQCDVCEKDSKLNVNNKGKVLCSSCLKMQNPATINDFVSEDSGKFLYVYLGIKETPNNKKFQKRKRKVGRKSRKPKRVRAKKVLTVHEKMAKDAYETKKKNNIIASTSSVTLSSFRGFKASGPSIPPKNSNPVSSSNSISSKNNSNTNLKNIVNSNEPLKSRIKNSSNSLASKSKSNSKFNSNTKISTSDKKKSKSQAPKEDKKNKSSISSTIQNRDKKTKSRSVDITPSISASSSQASLRDTHSSTGIRATSMSNNLNKKAKDKNKSQISINETLVSKPQDNSNSGKFATYWENSATNDNSFTPKEKNEPKQTIIKQNEASSSPVINSKSKNKKSRSKYKENQNKSNNETKNKKKSTSKNEPKLNDKKSKESSLWDSRWSTDNLSSLNISKPSNSDVKNNKSIKEKKSIVVENSKLKPIIKNEHIKRDVIEEGVRVASYNKYTPTLNYDDLSTYFSEFSYAMFLEEKLETEFLQDFTIMWPKDKKAKCFVLTINSKNNPEIDRILPPNLAKLGRKAFVNRQPIMFCTQDETEVWYTYVRETAENRGKTTLLLEAYFWNKLTLPVNRGNHEFKIIPCSPQTTRILFAMTQINNANFINLILGKNPIKQIEFHNRIQFHKSTFNESQKAAIQHVLNNDITIVQGPPGTGKTSTIEEIILQMIKNFNSFPILVVAASNIAIDNIAEKFVKNSNIRILRIVSEAKESEYNKEHPLAPICLHHIVYDQLPENALNTLSKLKNGLFSSISKKEYNKLSDIKNGISDRYVSQAQIIFTTNIAAGGRSLKGLKELPVVIMDESTQSSEAATLVPLSLPGIRTFVFVGDEKQLSTFSNVPQLEMSLFERVLLNGRYAKPHMLDTQFRMHPTISEFPIKTFYNGELKDGITPQDRYIEGINYPLYFYDVYKGGEEKVFHTQNGISGFTYTNRHEAKEIVKVLYKLILDKKIQRKEISIITPYSAQRDLISDILAEDLLINPQSLSIIRDVDEVDLLNNKNNSSLNNESRKKTINIINGIYVATIDSFQGHENNFIIFSCVRNNPEKRIGFLNDRRRLNVALTRARNGLIMIGNSRVLSSGGSLWRSYIKYIERKKLIFKSLDQY, encoded by the coding sequence ATGGTTACTAATATGACTATGTTTGAATGCTCAACATGCCATGAGCAATCAGATGACAGACAAACGATGAAGCATTTGTCTACGACAAGACATAAAACTATAATAGATATGGCAACTGCTGATGAAGTGGCATGTGAAGAAtgtgaaaataataatattcatcaaTTGCAAATAATACGTTTTGGGGGCGATGATATCGTGCTATTATGTAACTCCTGTTTTAACAAAGAATATtctgaaaatgaaaaaccTTCTACTTCTTACTCATTATCTAATGGGTCTATTTTATCATATTGggataattatattaaggTAAGAGACTGTCAATGTGATGTTTGTGAGAAAGATTCCAAATTAAATGTAAACAATAAAGGAAAAGTATTATGTTCATCTTGTTTAAAAATGCAAAATCCTGCGACTATTAATGACTTTGTTTCTGAAGATAGtggtaaatttttatatgtATACTTGGGAATAAAAGAAACTccaaacaataaaaaattccaaaagagaaaaagaaaagttgGCAGAAAGTCTAGAAAACCTAAGAGAGTTAGAGCTAAGAAAGTCTTAACAGTGCATGAAAAAATGGCCAAAGATGCATATGAaacaaagaagaaaaacaatataattGCAAGTACTAGTAGTGTTACACTATCATCCTTTAGAGGTTTTAAGGCTTCAGGGCCATCGATTCCACCAAAGAACTCTAATCCAGTTTCTTCCTCTAATAGCATCTCAAGCAAAAACAATTCCAAtacaaatttgaaaaatatcgTTAATTCGAATGAACCATTGAAAtcaagaataaaaaattcttcaaactCATTGGCATCCAAATCGAAGTCtaattccaaatttaattcaaatactaAAATATCTACAtctgataaaaaaaaatctaaatcGCAAGCTCCAAAAGaagataagaaaaataaatctagCATCTCATCTACTATACAGAATAGGGATAAAAAGACCAAATCTAGGTCTGTAGATATTACACCAAGTATTTCAGCTTCTTCATCTCAAGCATCTCTTAGGGATACTCACTCGTCAACCGGTATAAGGGCAACATCTATGTCAAATAACCTTAATAAGAAGGCAAAAGACAAAAATAAGAGCCAGATATCTATTAATGAGACTCTTGTTAGTAAGCCACAAGACAATTCAAATTCGGGAAAGTTTGCAACTTATTGGGAAAATTCTGCAACTAATGACAATAGTTTTACCccaaaagaaaagaatgaACCAAAgcaaacaataataaaacaaaacgAAGCTTCTTCTTCGCCTGTTATAAATAGTAAATccaaaaataagaaatcaagatctaaatataaagaGAACCAAAATAAGTCTAACAATGAgactaaaaataaaaagaaatctaCGTCTAAGAATGAACCGAAATTAAACgataaaaaatctaaagAATCTAGTTTATGGGATTCAAGGTGGTCTAcagataatttatcatctttaaatatatcaaaaccTTCTAATTCCGAtgtaaagaataataaatcgATAAAGgagaaaaaatcaattgtaGTTGAAAATAGTAAACTCAAaccaataattaaaaatgaacaCATAAAACGAGATGTTATTGAAGAAGGTGTTCGTGTTGCTAgttataataaatacaCTCCGACTTTGAACTATGACGATTTATCTACGTATTTTTCTGAATTTTCTTATGCCATGtttttagaagaaaaattagaaactGAATTCTTACAAGATTTTACTATAATGTGGCCTAAGGataaaaaagcaaaatgTTTTGTATTAACaataaattctaaaaataatccTGAAATTGATAGAATTCTACCACCAAACCTTGCTAAATTAGGTAGAAAGGCGTTTGTTAATAGACAACCTATTATGTTTTGTACACAAGATGAAACTGAAGTTTGGTATACATATGTTAGAGAAACAGCAGAGAATCGAGGTAAAACCacgttattattagaagcatatttttggaataaaTTAACTTTGCCAGTTAATAGAGGTAATcatgaatttaaaattattccaTGTTCACCTCAAACAACAAGAATTTTGTTTGCCATGACACAAATCAATAATgcaaattttattaatttaattcttgGTAAAAATCCAATTAAACAAATTGAATTCCATAATagaattcaatttcatAAGAGCACTTTCAATGAATCTCAGAAAGCTGCCATTCAACATGTTTTAAATAACGATATTACAATTGTTCAAGGTCCACCAGGTACAGGTAAGACTTCTactattgaagaaattattttacaaatgataaagaatttcaattcattcCCAATTTTAGTAGTGGCTGCATCTAATATTgctattgataatattgcAGAgaaatttgttaaaaatagtaatattagAATCTTAAGAATTGTATCTGAAGCTAAAGAATCCgaatataataaagaacATCCATTAGCACCAATTTGTTTACATCATATTGTATATGATCAATTACCTGAAAATGCATTAAATACACTTtccaaattgaaaaatggaTTGTTTTCAAGTATTagtaaaaaagaatataacaaattatctgatattaaaaatggtaTTTCTGATAGATATGTTTCACAAGcccaaataattttcacTACCAATATAGCCGCCGGTGGTCGTTCATTAAAGGGGCTAAAAGAATTACCTGTTGTTATTATGGATGAATCTACGCAATCTTCAGAAGCTGCCACTTTAGTTCCATTATCATTGCCTGGGATTAGAacttttgtatttgtaggtgatgaaaaacaattatcTACATTTAGTAATGTACCTCAATTAGAAAtgtcattatttgaaagagTTCTTTTAAATGGACGCTATGCTAAACCACATATGTTAGATACTCAATTTAGAATGCATCCAACAATTAGTGAATTCCCCATCAAGACATTTTATAATGgagaattaaaagatggTATAACTCCTCAAGATCGATATATTGAAGGAATCAATTAtccattatatttttatgatGTTTATAAAGGTGGAGAAGAAAAAGTATTCCATACTCAAAATGGTATTAGTGGATTCACATATACTAATAGACATGAAGCAAAAGAAATTGTCAAAGTTTTGTACAAGTTAATATTGGATAAGAAGAttcaaagaaaagaaattagtATCATCACCCCCTATAGTGCTCAAAGAGATTTGATTTCTGATATTTTAGCTGAGGATTTACTAATTAATCCTCAATCATTAAGTATTATCCGTGATGTCGATGAAGTAgatcttttaaataataagaacAATTCAAGCcttaataatgaatcacGCAAAAAGAcaatcaatattattaatgggATATATGTGGCCACCATTGATTCTTTCCAAGGtcatgaaaataattttattattttttcatgtGTTAGAAATAATCCAGAAAAACGAATTGggtttttaaatgatagACGAAGATTGAATGTGGCATTGACAAGAGCAAGAAATGGGTTGATTATGATTGGAAATTCAAGAGTTCTTAGCTCTGGAGGATCTCTATGGAGATCttatatcaaatatattgagAGAAAAAAGTTAATTTTCAAGAGTTTGGACCAATACtaa
- the TBLA0E04270 gene encoding uncharacterized protein (Ty like retrotransposon), whose translation MIELLSNEDLDTDEAQEIINKINKSKAFLEDLKEKCMKDLKNLQSQQQRLAKKEKVNTELKVEDNNKNKLNNKTVENKDTMAKSNSIDDLSDIEDVVNLMSLRDDRGDYYEFITNNGESHKFYYENKSAKLDFGLNEIKDFPNWINMVKRFPKKWNFDNITKCNSADDIPLVEHKINTMIIQESLGNAFNRWKNNDMITAFEMLQELKEACIDNYPREVKDKMWKRIHIDKFCSDTNELKKSTVKKVERYSTTNECIDNNIKSTLDNQLDMMVDIKLASLNIDDKENMSPTGYIEHIVATIKSIKKKMAYFQDRLGNVINEIHICILPKTVQILLSNMNNNRENNEEYKGKLPIKYQKSHNKCAQANKRTVQQINL comes from the coding sequence atgattgaGCTTTTATCTAATGAAGATTTGGATACAGATGAAGCTCAAGAGATAATTAATAAGATTAACAAATCTAAGGCATTTttagaagatttaaaagaaaaatgtatgaaagatttgaaaaatctaCAAAGTCAACAACAACGATTGgcaaagaaagaaaaagttAATACTGAATTGAAGGTTGAAgataacaataaaaacaaattaaacaaCAAAACTGTCGAGAATAAAGATACAATGGCTAAAAGTAATTCCATTGATGATTTATCAGATATTGAAGATGTTGTAAATCTAATGTCACTAAGAGATGACAGAGGAGATTATTATGAATTTATCACCAACAATGGTGAAAGtcataaattttattacgAAAATAAATCAGCAAAACTTGATTTTGGATTGAACGAAATTAAAGACTTTCCTAATTGGATTAATATGGTCAAAAGATTTCCAAAGAAATGGAACTTTGATAACATCACTAAATGTAATTCAGCTGATGATATTCCATTAGTAGAACATAAAATCAATACCATGATTATTCAAGAATCTTTAGGAAATGCCTTTAACAGATGGAAAAACAATGATATGATTACTGCGTTTGAAATGTTACAAGAATTAAAGGAAGCTTGTATTGATAATTATCCTAGAGAAGTTAAAGACAAAATGTGGAAAAGAATTCACATTGATAAATTCTGCTCAGATACAAATGagttgaaaaaaagtacCGTGAAGAAAGTGGAAAGATACTCAACCACAAATGAGTGCATtgacaataatattaaatctaCTCTGGATAATCAACTAGATATGATGgttgatattaaattagctagtttaaatattgatgaCAAAGAAAATATGTCACCAACAGGATATATTGAGCATATTGTTGCTACCATAAAGagtatcaaaaaaaaaatggcaTACTTCCAGGATAGACTAGGCAACGTAATCAATGAAATTCATATTTGCATTTTGCCAAAAACTGTCCAAATACTCTTAAGCAATATGAACAATAATAGggaaaataatgaagaatataaaGGTAAACTGCCcataaaatatcaaaaatctCATAATAAATGTGCACAGGCGAATAAGAGAACGGTACAACAAATCAATTTGTAA
- the TBLA0E04280 gene encoding uncharacterized protein (similar to Saccharomyces cerevisiae BMH2 (YDR099W) and BMH1 (YER177W); ancestral locus Anc_8.243) — MSKSREDSVYLAKLAEQAERYEEMVDNMKDVASSGQELSVEERNLLSVAYKNVIGARRASWRIVSSIEQKEESKEKSEHQVKLIRDYRSKIETELAKISDDILSVLDSHLIPSATTDESKVFYFKMKGDYHRYLAEFSDGATREKATTASLEAYKTASEIATTGLPPTHPIRLGLALNFSVFYYEIQNSPDKACHLAKQAFDDAIAELDTLSEESYKDSTLIMQLLRDNLTLWTSDMSENDPEQEQQAAPAPAQQATPAQQQEVAPAANEDEEGPK; from the coding sequence ATGTCTAAATCCCGCGAAGATTCCGTCTATTTGGCTAAATTAGCTGAACAAGCTGAACGTTATGAAGAAATGGTCGACAACATGAAGGATGTTGCTTCTTCAGGTCAAGAATTATCAGTTGAAGAACGTAACTTATTGTCTGTTGCTTATAAAAACGTTATTGGTGCTAGAAGAGCTTCTTGGAGAATTGTTTCTTCTATCGAACAAAAGGAGGAAtccaaagaaaaatcaGAACACCAAGTCAAGCTAATTAGAGATTACCGTTCCAAGATTGAAACCGAATTGGCCAAGATTTCTGATGACATTTTGTCCGTTTTAGATTCTCACTTGATCCCTTCGGCTACCACCGATGAATCTAAAGTCTTTTACTTTAAGATGAAGGGTGATTATCACCGTTATTTGGCTGAATTCTCAGACGGTGCCACCAGAGAAAAGGCCACTACTGCTTCTTTGGAAGCTTACAAGACTGCCTCCGAAATCGCTACTACTGGTTTACCACCAACACATCCAATCCGTTTAGGTTTGGCTTTGAATTTCTCAGTTTTCTACTATGAAATCCAAAACTCTCCAGATAAAGCTTGTCATTTAGCCAAACAAGCCTTTGACGATGCTATTGCTGAATTAGATACTCTATCTGAAGAATCATATAAAGATAGTACTTTGATCATGCAATTGTTAAGAGATAATTTAACTTTATGGACTTCTGACATGTCAGAAAATGATCCAGAACAAGAACAACAAGCTGCTCCTGCTCCTGCTCAACAAGCTACTCCTGCTCAACAACAAGAAGTTGCTCCAGCTgctaatgaagatgaagaaggtccaaaataa
- the TVP15 gene encoding Tvp15p (similar to Saccharomyces cerevisiae TVP15 (YDR100W); ancestral locus Anc_8.244): MPTVSTTVIKYINLAVGTIAILSSLIQFIYIYKNFTEFLLAMSSFALAFPIILLEFKVPPDLHRFASFYFSFLGRGLLYILLSFMLAFGGLKKILADIFIFLVGIVFICFQFLPDIEEPRNFRPTGGSVIAIGEDDDIGDVI; this comes from the coding sequence ATGCCTACAGTTTCAACTACAGtaatcaaatatatcaatTTAGCAGTTGGTACTATTGCCATTTTGTCTTCATTGATACAattcatatatatctataagAATTTTACTGAATTCTTATTGGCTATGAGTTCATTTGCCTTGGCTTTCCCAATcattttattagaatttaaagTTCCACCGGATTTACATAGATTTGCCTCCTTTTATTTTAGTTTCTTAGGTAGAGGACTATTATATATCCTTTTGAGTTTTATGTTGGCCTTTGGTggattgaaaaaaattttggcagatattttcatctttttaGTAGGTATTGTCTTTATTTGTTTCCAATTTTTGCCAGATATCGAAGAACCAAGGAATTTTAGACCAACAGGTGGGTCTGTTATTGCAATTGGAGAGGATGATGATATTGGTGAtgttatttaa
- the ARX1 gene encoding putative hydrolase (similar to Saccharomyces cerevisiae ARX1 (YDR101C); ancestral locus Anc_8.245), with translation MDLAVSHEDTQILLKDKNVLQESVIDKYRTAGSIAQTALKHATDLINNSYHYKTTDIPLTIAEICLLTDSFIIRRLEQFYKNKVNERGIAIPTSIDIDQISSGFSPEMDDVENLQNWNKLSEENTFGSSITGVLKQGDLVKITLGVHIDGYTSEVSHTMVIYPVDETNTKPSGPLLGGKADAIAAAHIAMETVVALLACALTPEKLPKSLGSNGQHINGHLIRLVVDTIARSYNCAVVPNSRVRRIRRFLAGQNEGIVAERDYKGVVWTESHQEANLISMADDSIKDLAIVDRNATTAGDSISQSAIPKDDFIVEAGEVYLIDLRFCPLDKITKKGLITLETIDSYTGKSHKKDQLVARAGSFVRDHAQSHTLKLKTSRSLLSKIDKQSVYPFKLSHLSSAFPFTEEMAAQKLPELKQDLKSFRLGMSEITNNYLCVDTPIQVAKWVPWDHILKSTNPSGNLSYDASAALTLPGHELPLPKLGVSALKLKSLLNSTKETTSLPVARECSTVILCGTDVNLTDKPELIRLTGGSKTCQPSWIHSNYELNNQDSIVQGIFQLASLTKDKRFGLALRETQPMKSLKE, from the coding sequence ATGGATTTAGCAGTTTCTCACGAAGATActcaaattttattgaagGACAAAAATGTCTTGCAGGAATCtgtaattgataaataCAGAACTGCTGGTTCCATTGCTCAAACTGCTTTGAAACATGCAACAGACTTAATCAATAACTCTTACCATTATAAGACCACTGATATTCCATTGACTATTGCGGAGATATGTCTTTTAACTGATTCTTTCATTATCAGACGTTTAGAACAATTCTACAAGAACAAAGTTAATGAAAGAGGTATTGCTATCCCTACTAGCATTGATATTGATCAAATTTCTTCTGGTTTCTCACCAGAAATGGATGATGtagaaaatttacaaaactGGAATAAGTTGTCTGAGGAAAATACTTTTGGTTCTTCCATTACTGGTGTTTTAAAACAAGGTGATTTAGTTAAAATTACTTTAGGTGTACACATTGATGGTTATACTTCTGAGGTTTCTCATACTATGGTTATCTATCCAGTTGATGAAACCAATACAAAACCTTCTGGACCACTTTTGGGTGGTAAAGCTGATGCTATTGCTGCTGCTCATATCGCAATGGAAACTGTTGTTGCATTATTGGCTTGTGCTTTAACCCCAGAAAAACTTCCAAAAAGTTTAGGCTCTAATGGACAGCATATCAATGGTCACTTGATTAGATTGGTTGTCGATACTATTGCTCGTTCCTATAACTGTGCCGTTGTCCCTAACTCCCGTGTTCgtagaattagaagattttTAGCTGGGCAAAATGAAGGTATTGTTGCTGAAAGAGATTATAAAGGTGTTGTTTGGACTGAATCCCACCAAGAAGCAAATTTGATTTCTATGGCTGATGATTCAATTAAGGACTTGGCTATTGTAGACCGTAATGCTACCACTGCTGGTGATTCTATCTCACAATCAGCTATTCCTAAGGATGATTTTATTGTTGAAGCTGGGGaagtttatttaattgacTTAAGATTTTGTCCATTAGATaaaattaccaaaaaaGGTTTGATAACTTTAGAAACAATTGATTCATATACAGGTAAATCTCACAAAAAAGATCAATTAGTTGCCAGAGCTGGTTCTTTTGTTAGAGACCATGCTCAGTCACATACTTTAAAACTCAAGACTTCAAGATCTTTATTGTCAAAAATTGACAAGCAAAGTGTTTATCCATTTAAATTGTCCCATTTATCGTCAGCCTTTCCATTCACTGAAGAAATGGCGGCTCAAAAATTGCCTGAATTAAAAcaagatttaaaatcttttagATTGGGTATGAGtgaaattacaaataattatttatgtGTTGATACCCCAATTCAAGTTGCTAAATGGGTTCCATGGGATCATATCTTGAAGTCTACAAATCCATCTGGTAATCTAAGTTATGATGCTTCTGCAGCATTAACTTTACCAGGTCATGAATTACCGTTACCAAAATTAGGTGTTTCTgcattgaaattaaaatcacTATTAAATTCTACTAAAGAAACTACCAGTTTACCAGTGGCTCGCGAATGTTCTACAGTTATCTTATGTGGTACTGATGTTAACTTAACTGACAAACCAGAATTGATTAGATTAACTGGTGGTTCCAAAACATGTCAACCAAGTTGGATTCATTCTAATTATGAATTAAACAATCAAGATTCAATAGTACAAGGTATCTTCCAATTGGCTTCATTGACTAAGGATAAGAGATTCGGTTTAGCTTTAAGGGAGACTCAACCAATGAAATCACTTAAGGAATAG